A region from the Geobacter benzoatilyticus genome encodes:
- a CDS encoding cytochrome C has translation MISAGAGVATAADQAAVKAEMGKRSSTPVATVQIQKQPEMFASDPPPLTATQCGQCHPSVFQDIKKEGGRHTFTCQGCHKSFHSYSPRKNNWDEIMPKCSDCHTPATVAHAQIFDQCAECHTNPHAIKNMPMSQKLLASCATCHVGPPAELKQFPSKHTNVSCGDCHTRHGFIPSCNMCHKPHYEGQEFKTCASECHPVHKPKEITYKKDVGARTCGACHAEIYATWTKTPSRHAKVNCAECHTRHGLIPQCTDCHGLPHSKPLHERFPKCLTCHQDAHNPPVRQR, from the coding sequence GTGATCTCGGCTGGTGCTGGCGTCGCGACAGCTGCGGATCAGGCGGCAGTCAAGGCTGAGATGGGAAAAAGGTCGAGTACGCCGGTGGCGACAGTCCAGATTCAGAAGCAGCCGGAGATGTTCGCATCTGATCCGCCTCCACTCACGGCAACCCAGTGTGGACAGTGCCACCCCTCCGTTTTTCAGGACATCAAAAAGGAAGGCGGGCGCCATACCTTCACCTGTCAGGGGTGTCACAAGAGTTTCCATAGCTACAGCCCCCGGAAGAACAACTGGGACGAGATCATGCCCAAGTGTTCCGATTGCCACACTCCGGCAACTGTTGCCCATGCGCAGATATTCGACCAGTGCGCCGAATGCCATACAAATCCCCATGCAATCAAGAACATGCCCATGAGCCAGAAGCTCCTGGCATCCTGCGCTACCTGCCACGTCGGGCCGCCGGCGGAACTGAAGCAGTTCCCCAGCAAGCATACAAACGTCTCCTGCGGCGACTGTCACACGCGCCACGGCTTCATACCGTCCTGCAACATGTGCCACAAGCCCCACTACGAGGGACAGGAGTTCAAGACCTGCGCCAGCGAGTGCCATCCCGTTCACAAGCCGAAGGAGATCACCTACAAGAAGGACGTTGGCGCCCGTACCTGCGGAGCCTGCCATGCCGAGATATACGCCACCTGGACCAAGACCCCCAGCCGGCACGCCAAGGTCAATTGCGCCGAATGCCACACCAGGCACGGCCTTATCCCCCAGTGTACCGACTGCCACGGGTTGCCCCACAGCAAGCCGCTCCACGAGCGGTTCCCGAAGTGTCTGACCTGCCACCAGGATGCGCACAACCCACCAGTGCGGCAGCGCTGA
- a CDS encoding cytochrome C produces MKKSVILIFLAAGLLVAFLAACVSTPAYRLPAKHPQIYELGERREFCTKCHGYKKTPVDFERYNHTPLFTESHRLVAYQDQRICALCHEQSFCNDCHVTHTELRPSIKNQTENYRRMQHRGEYLSRHRIDGRLDPTSCYRCHGNPQSSQTCRPCHG; encoded by the coding sequence ATGAAAAAAAGCGTAATTTTGATATTTCTCGCGGCTGGGCTGCTGGTCGCTTTCCTCGCGGCGTGCGTCTCGACCCCCGCCTACCGCCTGCCGGCCAAGCATCCGCAAATTTACGAACTGGGCGAACGCCGGGAGTTCTGCACCAAGTGCCACGGCTATAAAAAAACGCCGGTGGACTTCGAGCGCTACAACCATACGCCGCTCTTCACCGAATCCCATCGCCTTGTGGCCTACCAGGACCAGCGGATCTGTGCCCTCTGCCACGAACAGAGCTTCTGCAACGACTGCCATGTGACCCACACGGAACTGAGACCGTCGATCAAGAACCAGACGGAAAACTACCGGCGGATGCAGCACCGGGGGGAATATCTCTCCCGTCACCGGATCGACGGCCGCCTCGATCCGACTTCATGCTACCGCTGCCACGGCAATCCCCAATCGTCGCAGACATGCCGGCCGTGCCATGGGTAG
- a CDS encoding NAD(P)H-quinone oxidoreductase: MKAVLLNGFGGLDVLTVGEVEKPKPAEGQVLVKVVATSINRPDLVQREGKYPPPPGDSEILGLEVSGTIEELGPGVTGWQVGERVMTLVGGGAYAEYAVAYASHLMRIPETMSFEEAACVCESSITAFLNIFMVGGLKDNNTVIIHGGGGGVNTAGLQLCKALVPYTKIIVTSHPSKMERVKELGADLVIDFTQTPDFSETVKEFTNKKGADVILDHVGAKYLAPNMNSLAYAGRLVIIGVISGIKAELNLALMMVKRQQIIGSVLRSRPVKDKGDIVAEFTRTALPKFADRTIVPIIEKVFTIDQVVEAHRMMEEDKHFGKIVLKIS; this comes from the coding sequence ATGAAAGCAGTTCTGCTTAACGGATTCGGCGGTCTTGATGTGCTCACGGTGGGGGAGGTTGAGAAGCCGAAGCCGGCGGAGGGGCAGGTTCTAGTGAAGGTGGTGGCTACTTCCATCAACCGGCCGGATCTTGTGCAGCGTGAAGGAAAATATCCGCCTCCGCCGGGGGATTCGGAGATTCTGGGGCTTGAGGTCTCCGGCACCATCGAGGAGCTGGGGCCCGGCGTGACCGGCTGGCAGGTGGGCGAGAGGGTCATGACCCTGGTGGGTGGCGGCGCCTATGCCGAGTATGCCGTTGCCTATGCCAGCCACCTGATGCGGATTCCCGAGACCATGAGCTTCGAAGAGGCGGCCTGCGTCTGCGAATCGAGCATCACGGCGTTCCTCAACATATTCATGGTCGGCGGACTCAAGGACAACAATACCGTGATCATCCACGGCGGCGGCGGCGGGGTCAATACGGCCGGCCTCCAGCTCTGCAAGGCCCTTGTACCCTACACGAAGATCATCGTCACTTCCCATCCGAGCAAGATGGAGCGGGTGAAGGAACTGGGGGCCGACCTCGTCATCGACTTCACCCAGACCCCCGATTTTTCCGAGACGGTTAAGGAGTTCACCAACAAGAAGGGTGCCGATGTGATCCTCGACCATGTGGGGGCCAAGTACCTGGCGCCCAACATGAATTCACTGGCTTACGCCGGGCGTCTGGTCATCATCGGGGTCATCAGCGGCATCAAGGCCGAGCTTAACCTGGCTCTCATGATGGTGAAGCGCCAGCAGATCATCGGCTCCGTGCTCCGGTCGCGGCCGGTTAAGGACAAGGGCGATATCGTTGCCGAGTTCACCAGGACGGCGCTGCCGAAATTCGCCGACCGGACCATCGTTCCGATCATCGAGAAGGTGTTCACCATCGACCAGGTGGTGGAAGCCCACCGGATGATGGAAGAGGATAAACACTTCGGGAAGATCGTACTGAAGATTTCCTAG
- a CDS encoding roadblock/LC7 domain-containing protein produces MDAILQKLNAVPGVVGSLVCGHGGVPVACVFPPLFDTAIIEGVCSAVADPAEGAMNAAGSPELIDFRYGDGRIVVKPMHDAFVLLLCTKKVNLGELTISLNVAKAKLESCMAAPPAPPSKGVAGASNLLELPVCHLADRTKGSSFEQFGMAALTPATVTQIASFYKSEPFKKLKLTNRVNGVAGVFPVMVVNESDSFYDGKIILCSAIEKKLETVQGDGLLVEIA; encoded by the coding sequence ATGGACGCAATTCTCCAAAAACTCAATGCTGTTCCCGGTGTGGTCGGAAGCCTCGTCTGCGGTCACGGGGGCGTTCCCGTGGCCTGCGTGTTTCCTCCCCTGTTCGATACTGCAATCATCGAGGGGGTCTGTTCCGCCGTTGCAGACCCCGCCGAGGGGGCCATGAATGCTGCCGGTTCCCCCGAGCTCATTGATTTTCGCTATGGGGATGGTCGAATCGTCGTGAAGCCCATGCATGATGCCTTTGTGCTGCTGCTCTGCACCAAGAAGGTGAACCTCGGGGAGTTGACCATTTCCCTGAACGTGGCAAAAGCAAAGCTTGAGTCATGCATGGCGGCCCCCCCGGCGCCCCCGTCGAAGGGCGTTGCCGGAGCCTCTAACCTGTTGGAGTTGCCGGTGTGCCATCTTGCTGACAGGACAAAGGGGAGCTCCTTCGAGCAGTTCGGTATGGCGGCACTGACACCGGCTACCGTTACGCAGATTGCTTCTTTTTATAAGAGTGAACCCTTCAAAAAGCTGAAACTCACCAACAGAGTTAATGGAGTAGCCGGAGTTTTTCCTGTCATGGTAGTCAATGAAAGTGACTCATTCTACGACGGGAAGATAATTCTCTGCTCCGCCATCGAGAAAAAGCTTGAGACGGTGCAGGGTGATGGCCTGCTTGTCGAAATTGCGTAA
- a CDS encoding DUF4388 domain-containing protein yields the protein MMLDKSVQNTINGFEGSIAGLPLSDVIQLKGHNRFTGAISVEFRKRKGMIFFRDGDIIHAEQDGASGEDALYEILRWPGGRFAIQPKVTTTVRSIQQCVSYLLIEAHRIMDEENAGMRPKVAADGGEHRKMSVIAERLLQIAGVEYAVLLKKDGTPVEDESADAKALAAKGCCLSGLGNRLGDIFGLGGVKSAAVYAKGEQQLLFDAKNHYISISVEQESSLTQVESDIRASFGSRK from the coding sequence ATGATGCTGGATAAATCTGTACAAAATACCATTAATGGTTTCGAAGGCTCCATCGCCGGTCTTCCGCTCAGCGACGTAATCCAGTTGAAGGGGCACAACCGCTTCACCGGCGCCATTTCGGTGGAGTTCCGTAAACGGAAGGGGATGATTTTCTTCCGTGACGGCGACATCATTCATGCAGAGCAGGACGGGGCATCCGGCGAGGATGCGCTTTACGAGATTCTTCGCTGGCCCGGCGGACGTTTCGCCATTCAGCCGAAGGTGACGACTACCGTCCGCTCCATCCAGCAGTGTGTCAGCTATCTCCTTATCGAAGCCCACCGCATCATGGATGAGGAAAACGCCGGGATGCGGCCCAAGGTGGCGGCCGATGGGGGCGAGCATCGCAAGATGAGCGTTATCGCGGAACGGTTGCTCCAAATCGCCGGGGTTGAGTACGCGGTGCTCCTAAAGAAGGACGGCACTCCGGTCGAGGACGAGAGCGCCGATGCAAAAGCCCTTGCCGCCAAAGGGTGCTGCCTGTCGGGTCTCGGCAACAGGCTTGGGGACATCTTCGGCCTCGGAGGGGTGAAATCCGCGGCAGTATATGCTAAAGGAGAACAGCAGCTTCTCTTTGATGCGAAGAACCACTATATTTCCATTTCCGTCGAGCAGGAAAGCTCCCTCACCCAGGTTGAGTCGGATATCCGTGCTTCCTTCGGAAGCAGGAAATAG
- a CDS encoding alpha-amylase family glycosyl hydrolase, whose translation MTAPQSVRDLDLKHLASRTFHPSPVAWEDQVLYFLLLDRFSDGKETDCRDNRGRRVTKGGTPRFRPGDEGNAIGTEPEASAWREAGNRWCGGTLKGLTGKMGYLRRLGVTAVWVSPLFKQCSFVPTYHGYGIQNFLDVDPHFGTADDLQELVRVAHANDIYVILDIILNHAGNVFAYDRGYTPYDGATVYPVEGFRAADGTPNLPFGPIDTEAGPWPDGALWPRELQRFDAFTRMGYIRDWDRYHEYLEGDFFDLKDIHLGDGEADSFRPSPALLALCDVYKYWIALADVDGYRIDTVKHMGAGATRFFASVIHEFAQAIGKENFYLIGEITGGRTNAFETLETTGLNAALGVDDIPLRLEDLVKGKTNPIDYFDLFRNSLLVRKESHVWFRDKVVTVIDDHDQVCRGAKKERFCAGAPVWRKLVLNALALNATTLGIPCIYYGTEQSFDGEGGDDRYLRECMFGGSFGAFRTRGVHFFDEENPVYREFSKILALRRKKPPLRRGRQYLREISGDGVNFGLPYVIGGEIRSVVPWSRIFDTEEMVLAINTDVDAPRTAWVLVDGSLHREGDRFSCLYSTDSTRIRGKTIARRVNDVILAIQVTVPAAGFVMFERC comes from the coding sequence ATGACGGCACCGCAGTCAGTCAGGGACCTGGACCTTAAGCACCTCGCCAGCCGCACCTTTCATCCGTCTCCCGTGGCCTGGGAGGACCAGGTGCTCTACTTTCTCCTCCTGGACCGCTTTTCCGACGGCAAGGAAACCGACTGCCGCGACAACCGGGGACGGCGGGTGACGAAGGGGGGAACGCCCCGCTTCCGCCCCGGCGATGAGGGAAACGCCATCGGCACCGAGCCCGAAGCGTCCGCCTGGCGGGAGGCTGGAAACCGCTGGTGTGGCGGCACCCTCAAGGGGCTCACGGGGAAGATGGGGTATCTCCGGCGGCTCGGGGTGACCGCCGTCTGGGTGAGCCCCCTCTTCAAGCAGTGCTCCTTCGTTCCCACCTACCATGGCTACGGTATCCAGAATTTCCTCGATGTGGACCCTCACTTCGGCACTGCCGACGATTTGCAGGAGCTGGTCCGCGTTGCCCACGCCAATGATATCTACGTCATCCTCGACATCATCCTGAATCACGCCGGCAACGTCTTTGCCTATGACCGGGGATACACCCCCTATGACGGCGCGACGGTCTATCCGGTGGAGGGGTTCCGCGCCGCCGACGGAACGCCGAACCTTCCCTTCGGCCCCATCGACACCGAGGCCGGCCCCTGGCCCGACGGCGCCCTCTGGCCCCGGGAGCTGCAACGCTTCGACGCCTTTACCCGCATGGGGTACATCCGGGACTGGGACCGCTATCACGAATACCTGGAGGGGGATTTCTTCGATCTGAAGGATATCCATCTGGGGGATGGGGAGGCCGATTCCTTCCGCCCCTCGCCGGCGCTCCTGGCGCTCTGCGATGTCTATAAGTACTGGATTGCCCTTGCCGACGTGGACGGCTACCGCATTGACACGGTGAAGCATATGGGGGCCGGGGCTACCCGCTTCTTCGCCTCGGTTATCCACGAGTTCGCCCAGGCAATCGGCAAGGAGAACTTCTATCTGATAGGTGAGATTACCGGCGGCCGGACCAATGCCTTCGAAACCCTTGAGACCACCGGACTCAACGCAGCCCTCGGGGTGGACGATATTCCGCTACGGCTCGAGGATCTGGTGAAGGGGAAGACGAATCCCATCGATTACTTCGATCTCTTCAGAAACTCGCTCCTGGTACGCAAGGAGTCCCATGTATGGTTCCGCGACAAGGTTGTGACGGTCATCGACGACCATGACCAGGTCTGCCGCGGTGCCAAGAAAGAACGATTCTGTGCCGGTGCCCCCGTGTGGCGCAAACTCGTCCTCAACGCCCTTGCCCTTAACGCCACAACCCTCGGCATCCCCTGCATTTACTACGGCACGGAACAGTCATTCGACGGCGAAGGAGGTGATGACCGCTATCTCCGCGAGTGCATGTTCGGCGGCTCCTTCGGGGCGTTCCGTACTCGGGGAGTCCACTTCTTTGACGAGGAGAATCCGGTCTACCGGGAATTTTCGAAGATCCTCGCCCTGCGCAGGAAGAAACCGCCTCTGCGCCGGGGACGCCAATATCTGCGCGAGATCTCTGGGGACGGGGTCAACTTCGGCCTCCCCTACGTAATTGGGGGGGAAATCCGCTCGGTGGTCCCCTGGTCGCGCATCTTCGATACCGAGGAGATGGTGCTTGCCATCAATACCGATGTTGACGCTCCGCGCACCGCCTGGGTTCTCGTTGACGGGAGCCTCCACCGGGAAGGGGATCGCTTCAGCTGCCTGTATTCAACCGATTCGACCCGGATTCGGGGAAAGACCATTGCCCGGCGGGTTAATGACGTCATTCTGGCGATTCAGGTAACAGTGCCGGCCGCCGGGTTCGTGATGTTCGAACGGTGCTGA